Below is a window of Myxococcus xanthus DNA.
CCTGCGCGTCGCGCGCTCCATGGGGGCCACGACTCGCTAGTAGCGGATGACCTGGTAGCCCTCGGCCACCAGGCGCGACAGCTCCGCCACGCCATCGTCCACCACGTCAGCCTGGGGCTGGAGCTTCTTCGGGTCGATGCCAAACTTCTGCAGCGCGGTGCCGCACGCCACCAGCCGCACGCCAGCGGCCTTCGCCGCCTGGGCCGCCTCACGGACCTCCGCCGGCACGGCCTTCACCGTCGGGTCCAGCGCCACCACCGCGCGGCCGTAGGTGAGCCACACCACGTCCGAGAGGTAGCCCGACTCCTTGGCGTTCTTCACGTGCCGGAGGGAGCTGGAGAGGGTGCCGAGGTCCTCCAGGCCCGTGGTGGCCACGAAGACGAGCTTGCCCTGGCGAGCGGGCACCTCCTTCTTCGCGGGCTGGGACGGCGGCGCGGCGAGCGAGGCCAGGGGCGCGGTGACGAGCGCGATGACGAGCAACGGCAGGAAGCGATTCATCTGGATGGACTCCGATGTGGTTCGAGGACGACGGGTTCGAGGACTACTGGATGGACAGCACATGGATGAGCCCCCAGGCGGCCAGCGCGAGGGCGGCGAAGCCAACGAGGCCCGCGTAGACGACCCGCATGCCCGCGCGGCGGACCATGCTCAGGTGGGTGCCAAGCCCCATGGCCGCCATGGCCATCACCATGAGGAAGACGCTGGCGGTGGAGAGCCACGCCTTGGCGGCGGCGGGCAACACGCCCACCGTGCCCAGCACGCCCACCGCGAGGAAGCCGATGACGAACCACGGAATGGGTGGCTCCTTCAGCGAATAGCGCACCTGCCCGCCCGCGCCGGAGACCAGCCCCAGCACCACGAGCGCGGGGGCCAGCAGCACCACGCGGGTGAGCTTGACCAGCGTGCCCAGGTCCCCGGCGGAGGTGCCCCAGGTGAAGGCCGCGGCCATCACCTGCGCCACCTCATGCAACGTGGCGCCCGACAGGATGGCGAGTTGCGCGGTGCTCAGCCCCAGCAGCGGCCCCACGAAGACGTAGAAGAGGACGCCCACCGTGCCCAGGATTCCGCACAGCCCCACCGCCAGCGTGGTGTCCTCCTCCTCCGCGCGGGTGACGGAGCTGGCGGCCACCACCGCGCTGGCGCCACAAATGGAAGTCCCCACCGCCAGCAGCGTGCCCAGCTTCTCCGGCACGCCGAAGCGCTTCGTCACCCAGCGGATGCCCAGAATGCCGCCGACGATGACGGCCAGGGCCAGCAGCAGCACGCGAGGGCCCACCTTCGCCACCAGCCCGAAGTCGAGCCGCGCGCCCATCAACACGATGCCCAACCGCAGCACCGTGCGCGCCGAGTAGCGCGTGCCCTCCATCAGGCCGGGGGCCAGCCCCAGGGCCGTCCGCAGTGAGATGCCAATCAGCAGGGCCACCGTGAGGGGCCCCACCACCTTGAGGCCGGGGAGTGTGGCCAGCCCGTAGCTGACCACCGCCAGACCAGCGGCGAGCCCGAGCCCCGGCAGCCGCCGGCGCCAGGGGCCTCCAGGCGGAGGCGCGGCGGAAATCGAGTCGGAAGTGGCGAGAGGTGCAGTCATTTCAGGGGGACGGTGGGGGGAAGTCGCGCTCACGGTTGAACCTGCTGGGTGCGGAGCACGGCCGGCAGGTCCAGGCCCACCGCGCGGCCCTCCAGCGACTCGCGCAGTCGCGGCTTGCCAGCGAGGAAGCGGCGCACCGCCTCGTGCGCGTCCATGTCGAGCACCTGCGGATCCTGGACCCCGGGGATGCGGCAGAGCATGTCCGGCGAGTCCCCCTCCCGCTCGCAGGCCGTCACGGTGTAGAGGCGCTCATCCACCACCGGCTCGCCAGCGACCTCCAGGGCGAGGAGGCGCTGCCCCTTGGGGGCCTCCGAGCGGAAGCGCACCGTCATCCCCGAGGGGCGCGGCAGCCACCCGCCGAAGCGCTTCTCCGGGTCCTTCGCGAAAACGTTCTCCAGCTCCTGCTCCCAGAAGGCGCGAAGCTGACGGCCACTCACCTTGCCCGTCTTCAGCTTGTTGGTGATGGGAAAGAAGTTCCACAGGTCCGCCTCACGCACGGGCCCGGGCAGCAGCGGCGTGCCGAAGCGGAAGCCGTTGGAGAGGCCAATCTCCGTCCCGCCAGCGGCGCGGATGGCGTCAGCCAGCACGTTGTCCAGCGGGTTCTCCACCACCGCGTAGCGCGCGAGCGTCACGTCGGTGTGCCCCACCGGCGAGGACAGCTGCTCGTCATAAGGCGCGAGCGCGGCGTCCACGAGCCGCGCCATCTCCGGGTCCTCGGGGAAGCGCGACGCGGTCAGCTCGATGAGCTCCCAGCGGCGGTCCACCACCTTCCCGTCCTCCAGCCACAAGTCCATCCGGCCGAGGAAGGAGCCGAAGGCGCCGGGCTCCACCACCCAGCTTCCGCCCTGCTCGATGGGGACATAGGTGCGCTCATGCGTGTCGCTGGACAGGTGGGCGTCCACGCCCGGCACCCGGGCGGCGATCCCCACGGCCTTGGCGAGCCCCACGTGCGACATCAAGAGCACCACCTGGGCGCCCTCGCGCTCGCGCACCTCGCGCACCAGCTCCGGCAGCGCCTCCGGGCCGTCGTAGCGCAGCCCCTTGCTGTACCCCGGGGGCTGACGGCGCGGGACGTCCGGGTCCGTGAAGCCCACCACGGCCACCTTCACCCCGCCCACCTCCTTCACCAGGTACGGCGGGAAGAGCCGTTCACCGCTGGCCGCGTCACGCAGGTTGGCAGCGAAGAGCGGATGCTTCAGCTCACGCGCGCGCTGGCGCAGCACCGCGGGGCCGTACACCACCTCCCAGTTGCCGGGCACCGCGCCGTCCAGCCCGAGCGCATTGAGCGGTTCGATGAGGACGCCGCCCTCGGTGAGAGCAGCCGCGCCCGAACCTTGAATCGTGTCGCCGGCGTCGAGCACCAGCACGTCACCACCGCGCTCGGCCCGAATCTGTTGGATGGCGGCGGCGACGCGGGCGAATCCGCCCGCCATCTCGATGCGCTCCTTCCCATCGTTCCAGAAGAGCTCCGGGTGGGCGCGCAGTTGCGCGTGCAGGTCCGCCACGTAGATGACGGTGAGCTGCTGGCGCTGAGACGTGGGAGCGCTGGCGGTGACCGGAGGCCGGGATGAAGCACAGCCTGAGGCCAGGACGAGCAGCGCGCCGAGCGCGGACAGGAGACGGGACATCGTGGAGCACCTTGCGAGGAGTGAAAGGAGACAGCGGAAGTGACACGAGGTGCGCCGCGCGAAGTTCCCGGACGGCGGCTCACCTCGAACGCCTCGCGCATCACGGCCACGTCGACATGGGGCCGAGATTGAAGACGTCCTGGAACCCCTGCTCCTTCAACAGGCGCTCGGCACGGCCGCTGCGTGCGCCACTGCGGCAGTAGACAACCAGGGGCGTCTGCAGCGAGCCAAGCTCTCCGAACCGCCGTGCCAGTTCATCCACCGGGATGTTCACCGCGCCGGGCAGGTGACCGGAGGCGAACTCCTCGGGCGTGCGGACATCCACCAGCGTGGCGCCTGCCTCCACCCTGCGGCGGGCCTCGGACCCCACCGCGGCGTCACCCGGACGCGGGCGCGTACAGGCGGTGAAGAAGAGACCCATGAACACGGCGGCGGCGACGACGAAAATGACCTTCATGGCGCGGCTCCAAGCGACACCGGTGGCCACTGGGCCCCGGGAAGTGCGTACAGCCTGGTGAGAGCCATGGCGATGGCTGAAGGATTCAGCGCCCTTCCCGCCCGGCAGCCCGGCTGCGACAAGGGCACGCAAACGCGCGCACTCCCGCCTCCCCCAACGGCCGGCGGGGACGGTTCGGCCGCCGCTTCCGGCAGGGCCCCGCCCCAGCCGCCTCAGGGAGAGAGGCGGGCCAGCGCGGCCAGGAGCACCGCGGGCTCCATTTCGGAGACGGCCAGCGCGGCCCGCTCGCCCCCACCAGGCAGCACGCAGATACGCTCGCCCACGGGCCCTTGCGTGCACCGAGGCCCGTCACCAGCGAAGCGGGCCGCCTCCTGCGCCGCCGCCGAGCCCGGCAGGGGAAGGAAGAGCGTCATCGCCTTGCCCTCCTCGTGCCGGTACAGCAACGAGGCGGAGAGCTTTCCATGCAACCGGCAGCGACGGGCACCCAGCAGCGTCGCGCCTGGCACCACCGGCACATCCACCGGATAGCCCACCTCCCGCTCCACCCACGCCTTCACCTCGGCCGGGTCCGAGGACTCGAACTCACAGGGGGCGATCCGGGAGAAGGCCTTGAGGTGATGCCGCTCGAGGTCCATCGCCAGCGCCTCGTTCATGCCACTGGGCCATGACGTCCAGAGGACCCCCACCGACGCGAGCACCGCGGCCAGGCCCGCCGCCAGCCTCCGCCTGGGAAAGGACGGCCGGGGGCGCGTCACCAGCCGCGTGACACGCTCCTCCAGTTCGGGCGGCACTTGCTGCTCCGCGGAGCCCTCCGCTCTCAGCGCCTGCCGCAGCGACGCATAGCGGGCAGCCTCCCGGGCACAGCCTGCGCATCGGGACAGGTGGTGCGCCACCGCCTGCTGTTCATGCGCCTGGACCTCACCGTCGAACCACGCGGAGAGACGCTCCTGCCACTGGGGGCTACAGGCTTCCATGGACCTTCTCCTTCTCGAGGAAGTCGAGCATCGCCAGCCGCGCCCTCGCCAGCCGCGAGCGCACGGTGCCCACCGGGCAGCCCTGCACCTGAGCAATCTCCTCGTAGCTCAGCTCCTCGACTTCCCGCAGCCACAACGTGTCGCGCCACTCCGGCGCCAGGGAGTCGAGCGCCGCCTGCATCCCCGCACTCAAGGTGCGGGCGTGCAGCTCCGCCTCCAGGTCCGCGGATGGCTCCGGAGGAAGCGCCCGGCCCAGCCCGCCCTCCAGCACCTCCAGGTGAGGCCGCAGACCCCGGCGGGAGTTGAGGAACACGGTGCGCTGTACGGCGAGCAGCCAGGCCTTGAGGCGCTCGGTCTCTCTCAGCGCACCGCGCTGCTCCAGGGCGCGCGTCAGCGTCTCCTGCACCAGGTCATCTGCTTCCGCGGCGCTGCCCGTCAGCCGACGCCCCACCCGCCTCAAGACGGGCAGGTGCTCCAGGGCACGTTCGATGAAGGCGCGGGCGCTCACGGGCATGAGGACACGGTGGGGCGGGTGAAAGGTTCCCGGAAAAGGACGAGGGCGCTCGAGAAGGAGGAGCGCCCTCGCCTTCCGCGTGGCGGACGCGGGGTTACTGAGCGGGCGTGGCGCCCACGTGCGGAGCCCCTGGACGCGGTGCGCCTACGCCGCTCCGCGCCTGCAGCACCTGCGCGAGGTAGAAGCCCGCGAACATGGCGGGCACGAAGACGAGCAACGGGAAGGCCCCGGTCGCCAGCGAGGTGAGCGCGGGACCGGGGCAGTAGCCGGCCAGCCCCCAGCCCACGCCGAAGAGGGCCGAGCCCACGAGGAGCTTCGCGTCCGGCTTGCTGGCGGCGAACGCAGGGAACCTGGTGGCGAACAGGGGCTGCGCGCGCCGGTGGATGAGGGGCCGCAGCGCCGCGTGAACGGCGATGGCGCCGCCCATCACGAATGCGAGCCGGTAGTCCCAGTCGCCTGCGATGTCGAGGAAGCCGAGGACGTTGGCCGGGTCCGTCATGCCTGCGAGGCCCAAGCCAATGGCGAAGATGAGGCCGCTGAGGAACGCACTGAGGGAGGAACGCATGGGGGCTTTCTCTAGAGGACGTGGCGGACCAGGAAGACGGTGAGGACACCGGTGGCCATGAAGGTGAGCGTGGCGGAGATGGAGCGGACCGAGCCCCGGCTGATGCCGCAGACGCCGTGTCCGCTGGTGCAGCCGTTGCCCAGCCGCGAGCCGAACCCCACCAGCAGTCCGGCCCCCACCAGCAGCCAGAGGCCGCCCGCGCCAGGAGTCGAGGGCGCCGGGAAGGAACCGGGGCGCAACCAGGCGAGCAGCAGCCCTCCGGCGAGCAGCCCGGCGAAGAAGAGCACGCGCCAGGCGACGTCACCGCGCACGGGGGCCAGCAGCGAGCCCACCACGCCGCTGATGCCGGCGACCCGGCCGTTGGCCAGGAGCAACAGGGAGGCGCTCAGCCCGATGAGGGCCCCGCCCAGGAGAGGAAGGAGGATGGAGGAAGTCATGTCGCGTGAGAGCCAGGCTCCAAAGAAAGGATTCAGCAGGGCCTGAGAATGGATTCAGCAGGGCCTGAATCCTTCTTCCACGCCCCGGCCTCTCATGGACAGGAGGCTTCGACATGATTTTCCGGCAGCTTTTCGATTCCGAGTCCTCGACGTACACGTACCTCATCGGCGACGAGGCCACGCGCCAGGCCGTCCTCATCGACCCCGTGCTGGAGCAGGTCGACCGCGACCTGCAAATGGTGGCCGAGCTGGACCTCACCCTCACCCACGTCTTCGACACCCACGTCCACGCCGACCACATCACCGCATCGGGCGCGCTGCGGGAGCGCACGCAGGCCACGGTGGTGGGGAGCGTGAACGGCGCCAGTTGCGCCAACGTCCAGGTCCGCCACGGGGACGAGGTGCGCGTCGGGCAGCTCGTCTTCCAGGTGCTCGCCACCCCGGGGCACACGGACGACAGCATCAGCTACCTGCTCGGCGACCGCGTCTTCACCGGGGATGCGCTGCTCGTGCGCGGCAACGGCCGCACCGACTTCCAGAACGGGAACGCGAGCCAGCTCTACGACAGCCTCACGCGCGTCCTCTTCACCCTCCCCGATGAGACGCTCGTCTACCCCGGCCACGACTACAAGGGCCGCACGGTGACGAGCATCGCCGAGGAGAAGCGGCACAACCCTCGCGTGGCCGGCAAGAGCCGGGAGGAGTTCATCCACATCATGGAGAACCTCAACCTGCCCAGGCCCAAGCTGATTGACGCCGCCGTCCCGGCCAACCGCGCCTGTGGGCACACGGCGCCCTCACCCCAGGGGGCCTGAGTCCCCTGGCCACTTCGCAGGAGTCCCGACCATGACACTCCGCCCCTATCAGGACATCACGCCCTCGCAGCTCGACACGCTCGGCCCCGAGGTGCGGCGCATCGATGTGCGCGAGCCGGACGAGTACACCGGCCCCCTGGGCCACCTGCCCGGAGCCGAGCTCATCCCCCTGGCCACACTTGAGGCCGCCGCCAGCGCGTGGCCGCGCGAGGCGCCGCTGCTGCTCATCTGCCGCTCGGGCGGGCGCTCCGCGCAGGCGGCGCGGTTGCTCGCCCACGGCGGCTTCAAACACCTCTTCAACCTGGCGGGCGGGATGCTCGCCGTGCGCGAGCCGCTCGCGCCGCGGCCCCAAGGTTGAGCGCGCGTCGCGACAGGACGAACACCATGCCCCTTCTCGGCTTCTCCCTCGCGGCGCTCATGGGCCTGTCGCTCGGCCTGCTCGGCGGCGGTGGCTCCATCATCACCGTCCCCATCCTCGTGTACGTCATGGGCTTCGGGGCCAAGGAGTCCATCGCCATGGGACTGGCCGTGGTGGGCATCACCAGCCTCTTCGGCGCGGCGAGCCACTGGCGCAGGGGCAACGTCCAGTGGAAGGCGGCCCTCGTCTTCGGGGCGGTGGCCATGGCGGGCACCTACGCCGGGGCGCGCCTGTCCGCGCTCATCTCCGGGACGACGCAACTGCTGCTCTTCGCCACGGTGATGCTCGTCTCCGCCGTCTTCATGTTCCGCAATGGCCGGAAGGACTCCGTGCAGGCGCCCGAGCCCAAGAAGGCGTCCTTCCCCCTCATGGCCCTGGCCGCCCTCGGGGTGGGGGGCCTCACCGGTCTGGTCGGCGTGGGCGGCGGCTTCCTCATCGTCCCGGCGCTGGTGCTGCTGGTGGGCCTGCCCATGAAGCAGGCGGTGGGCACCAGCCTGCTCGTCATCGCCCTCAACTCCCTCGTGGGCTTCGCCGGCTACCTCGGCCACGTCGAGGTGCCCTGGGTCTCCCTTGGCATCTTCACGGCCATCGCCGTGGTGGGCATCCTGCTGGGCACCTGGGCGTCCCACTTCGTCTCCCAGGCGACGCTCAAGGCAGCCTTCTCCGGCTTCCTCGTCGTGATGGGCGTCTTCATCTTCTTCAAGAACCGGGAAGCGTTGGGGCTGGGGGGCGGCGCCGCCACGACGCAGAATGCCCACTGACGTCACGCAGAACTCCAGGAGGAGCACCATGGCCGAGCAGCCCCCCGACGCAGCCGCTCAATGGGACGCACGCTTCAGTCACCCGGCGTATGTCTATGGCACCCAGCCCAACGACTTCCTCGTGGAGATGGCCTCGCGCCTCCCTCCCGGCGGGCGCGTGCTGAGCCTCGGTGAGGGTGAGGGCCGCAACGCCGTCTACCTCGCCTCCCTGGGCCACGCCGTCACCGCCGTGGACGCGTCGAGCGTGGGACTCCAGAAGGCCAAGCAGTTGGCAGACGAGCGCGGCGTCAACATCGAGACGCGCGTCAGCGACCTGGCGCACTTCACCTTCGCGCCGGAGGCGTGGGACGCGGCCATCGTCATCTTCTGTCACCTGCCCCCCGCACTGCGGCGGCGGGTGCATGGCGCGCTGGTGAAGAGCCTCCGCCCCGGTGGCCTGGTCCTCCTCGAAGCGTACACGCCCGCTCAGCTGGGCTTCCGCACGGGCGGCCCGCCTGTAGAGGAGCTCCTCTACACGGCGGAAGCCCTGCGCGAGGACTTCGCGGGGCTGGAGTTGCCCGTGCTCCGTGAGCTGACGCGCGAGGTCCGCGAGGGGACCCTGCACACCGGAAGGGCCGCCGTGGTGCAGCTCGTCGGTCGCAAGGCGACGTGAGCCTGAACCTGCACGGGTGGAGGACCCCTGTTCCGGCGCCGTGTCCGCCCTCGCCACCGACCTGCTGAAATCAAACCTGGATACCGAAGCATGATGCCGCCAAGGAGCTTTCCTCCCTGCCCCTCCCCGACCAACCACCCATGATGCGGGACTTGACCTCCGGGAGTGGGTCAGGTGTGCGAGGCAAGGCCCGGGCGATGCTGCGCATTCTCTTGAGGGACATTGAGCATGCGCAGGGATGCGCCGGCGGTTTCCTACGGGTTTGGCGTCCAGCAGAGGAATGGTTCCTCAATGAAATTTGAAACGTAGCCATTGGCGTCAAGCACGCGGAATCGGATGTACTTGGTGTAGTATCGTCCGCCTGTAAAAAAGCCATACCTGCACGGCTCACTGAAAGTAGTGGAACCATTGCGCCAGTAGAAGTTACCTGGGTCTGGATTGGCATCGAGATTATGTGCCATTTGCCACTGATAGATGTACGGCGTTACGCCGCCGCTTGCACTTCCAGAGCACTCAATTCTTGTGAATGATTCATTCTGGAAACAGCTCCCAGTCACTGTCGGAGGCGGTATGTCAAAGGCGACTACCGTGTCGCCCGTATCGACTTCCCTTCCTTCGGCGGAAAGAGGCTCCCCGCAGGCACTGAGCAAGGCCACCGCCGAAGCAGTCACTGCGACGATCGGAAGGTACTTCCTGATGGTGCGAACCGACATGGGCGCTCCTGTGGCAAGGCCGAAAAGGCAGTCGAAATTTAACTGACTTTCGTGAAATTCAGCCTAAGCAGGTGGGAAGTGTTCTGAACTGCTCAGATGCTGCGAGCGTCCGTGGGGCTGCCATCCCCGTTGGCTCGGTCCGCAACTGGGTAGCCGTTCAGCGGGGCAAGTCCCGAATCTTGTGTAGCTATTTCGGAGGGGGATCAAGCAGCGCGGCAATGGTTTCGTGAGCGCTGTCGTGTGGCCCTCCGGGTCGGGGCCACACGCGACACCAGAGGCAAGCCATAGACTTTGAAGATCGGAATCGTCGTCGGCTCGGCCATCAGCCCGACCGTCAATGAAGGTCGGGAGCCTCGGTCACGCGCTCGAACGACACGCCCAGATTCCCGACCCGTTCGAGTTCGTTCTTGATGTCCTCCGAGACAATGAAGGCGATCTTGAACTTTTTCAGCCGAAAGACGTGCGCGCCCTCAGTCTTCGAGGGATCGATTCGCAGTCCGTAGATCCAGTTGTACTCGCCTGGGTAATCAGGGGACGGTTCGTCCTCGTCATAGTGATGCACCTCCCGGCACCGTGCCTCGTCTATGGCGTCAACCACCCTGATTGCATTGACGACGAAGTACCGTTCGGGCTCTCCCTCTATCGACACCGGAAACAGTTGGACGTCATCGGGAGCCAGTGTTCTGAAGACGTTCGCGAGTGCTTCGCTGACGATAGGCGTGCGCTCAACCCCTCCAAACACAAACTCGCGCTTCGTACCCGGATGTGAAATCTGAGAATTGATGGAGCCAGGGTCTGTAAGGACGCACCCATCTGTGAACATCCAAGGCTCGTCGAACTCTTCGCCGGATGTCCGCGTGGGTGTCTCAACAAGCCATCGAGGCACGTCCGCCAAGCCTACCCAATAGAAGTTCCGTTCCACCTTACCCTCCTACTTTACGATGAAGCTGCGCAATTCTGAGCCCGGAGTAAGCAACTCGTCTGCAATCTTCGCGAGCTCCTTCAGCAAACTGGCCCGGCAGCTCTCCGTCGTTCTGCAACGCACAACAGAACGTTCAAGGCGAGTCATCACCTGATTGTGATAAAATTCGGGATGAGGCCCCTCGTGCCCATTGAGCCGCACCTTGTTTGCAGCGTCCTCAAGAGTCATCCCTGCCTTCTTGAAAATCCTCTCGCACTCTGGCGTCCAAGGACCGCCAGTCGCTGCGGAAATCGTGTTCCTGCTCGTGCAGATGTGGTGAACGGGCCCTTCAGTGTCGCCCGGGAAGCGCCCGTCCGAGTACATCGCCAGGGCCGCAGCGGCTCCGGGTGATAGGGCGACGTTCAACACACCGGCAGCGGGAAGTGCGATGGACGTGACGCCGCCATTCATGGCCGCACCGAGCTGAAATCCCGCCTCGGCCTGCGCTCGAATCGCGGCCTGAGGGAAGCCCGGGAGCTTCGGCCCCTGGGCCGCCATCGCGTTCGTTCCTCCAAGCGCCGCCATGACGACGAGCACCAGGACGCGCGTGCCGTTCGTGCCGAGCACCCGCCCGAACCTATGCCCGATGTCTTGTAGCTCGATGACGCTCATCGCCGTCCCCGCATCATCCCACAACCGGACGAATCCGCGCCCAATCTCCCAGACGGGCACCACGCCCAGGTAGGCCACCATCGCCGCCGTCAGCGCCACCGCGATGACCTTGGTGACGGGCTCGGGCAACGCCAGCGTGAGGAGCAGCGTCAGCGCGGCCGACGTCACCAGGGCCTTGAGCGCCGCTGGGTTCAGCACCTTGCCGACCTCGGCCTCGACGCTCTCCCATACGGTATCGAGCGCGAAGGACAGCGCCATGAGCGTCCGGTCCTTTCGCGAGAACGTCAGCCCCGTCCCACCCACCAGGGTCAAGCAGTCGTCCGCGTCGGGGCAGATGCGCGCGTACAAAGATTCAGGTGAACTCCCCGACCCCGAATCCGCGAGGCCCTTCGAGGACGCGATCAGGGCCCTGGAGCGCACCCATCCTCGCTCATCCGCCGCTTCAGCCGCTCGGAACGCAACGTCCATGCGCATGTCGAGGATGAGCCGCGTGAGGACAGACTTGAATTCGCCCTCGCTCACTTCGACTGGGTCAACATCTACCGACTCGTGGACGACTCGCTGACCATTTCCAGCATCGATATTGACGATG
It encodes the following:
- a CDS encoding bifunctional metallophosphatase/5'-nucleotidase — translated: MSRLLSALGALLVLASGCASSRPPVTASAPTSQRQQLTVIYVADLHAQLRAHPELFWNDGKERIEMAGGFARVAAAIQQIRAERGGDVLVLDAGDTIQGSGAAALTEGGVLIEPLNALGLDGAVPGNWEVVYGPAVLRQRARELKHPLFAANLRDAASGERLFPPYLVKEVGGVKVAVVGFTDPDVPRRQPPGYSKGLRYDGPEALPELVREVREREGAQVVLLMSHVGLAKAVGIAARVPGVDAHLSSDTHERTYVPIEQGGSWVVEPGAFGSFLGRMDLWLEDGKVVDRRWELIELTASRFPEDPEMARLVDAALAPYDEQLSSPVGHTDVTLARYAVVENPLDNVLADAIRAAGGTEIGLSNGFRFGTPLLPGPVREADLWNFFPITNKLKTGKVSGRQLRAFWEQELENVFAKDPEKRFGGWLPRPSGMTVRFRSEAPKGQRLLALEVAGEPVVDERLYTVTACEREGDSPDMLCRIPGVQDPQVLDMDAHEAVRRFLAGKPRLRESLEGRAVGLDLPAVLRTQQVQP
- a CDS encoding YeiH family protein → MTAPLATSDSISAAPPPGGPWRRRLPGLGLAAGLAVVSYGLATLPGLKVVGPLTVALLIGISLRTALGLAPGLMEGTRYSARTVLRLGIVLMGARLDFGLVAKVGPRVLLLALAVIVGGILGIRWVTKRFGVPEKLGTLLAVGTSICGASAVVAASSVTRAEEEDTTLAVGLCGILGTVGVLFYVFVGPLLGLSTAQLAILSGATLHEVAQVMAAAFTWGTSAGDLGTLVKLTRVVLLAPALVVLGLVSGAGGQVRYSLKEPPIPWFVIGFLAVGVLGTVGVLPAAAKAWLSTASVFLMVMAMAAMGLGTHLSMVRRAGMRVVYAGLVGFAALALAAWGLIHVLSIQ
- a CDS encoding AHH domain-containing protein; translation: MRWVAVVSLLLLSAGCATTRIVNIDAGNGQRVVHESVDVDPVEVSEGEFKSVLTRLILDMRMDVAFRAAEAADERGWVRSRALIASSKGLADSGSGSSPESLYARICPDADDCLTLVGGTGLTFSRKDRTLMALSFALDTVWESVEAEVGKVLNPAALKALVTSAALTLLLTLALPEPVTKVIAVALTAAMVAYLGVVPVWEIGRGFVRLWDDAGTAMSVIELQDIGHRFGRVLGTNGTRVLVLVVMAALGGTNAMAAQGPKLPGFPQAAIRAQAEAGFQLGAAMNGGVTSIALPAAGVLNVALSPGAAAALAMYSDGRFPGDTEGPVHHICTSRNTISAATGGPWTPECERIFKKAGMTLEDAANKVRLNGHEGPHPEFYHNQVMTRLERSVVRCRTTESCRASLLKELAKIADELLTPGSELRSFIVK
- a CDS encoding RNA polymerase sigma factor, whose product is MPVSARAFIERALEHLPVLRRVGRRLTGSAAEADDLVQETLTRALEQRGALRETERLKAWLLAVQRTVFLNSRRGLRPHLEVLEGGLGRALPPEPSADLEAELHARTLSAGMQAALDSLAPEWRDTLWLREVEELSYEEIAQVQGCPVGTVRSRLARARLAMLDFLEKEKVHGSL
- a CDS encoding DsrE family protein, with protein sequence MNRFLPLLVIALVTAPLASLAAPPSQPAKKEVPARQGKLVFVATTGLEDLGTLSSSLRHVKNAKESGYLSDVVWLTYGRAVVALDPTVKAVPAEVREAAQAAKAAGVRLVACGTALQKFGIDPKKLQPQADVVDDGVAELSRLVAEGYQVIRY
- a CDS encoding MBL fold metallo-hydrolase, with protein sequence MIFRQLFDSESSTYTYLIGDEATRQAVLIDPVLEQVDRDLQMVAELDLTLTHVFDTHVHADHITASGALRERTQATVVGSVNGASCANVQVRHGDEVRVGQLVFQVLATPGHTDDSISYLLGDRVFTGDALLVRGNGRTDFQNGNASQLYDSLTRVLFTLPDETLVYPGHDYKGRTVTSIAEEKRHNPRVAGKSREEFIHIMENLNLPRPKLIDAAVPANRACGHTAPSPQGA
- a CDS encoding sulfite exporter TauE/SafE family protein, with product MPLLGFSLAALMGLSLGLLGGGGSIITVPILVYVMGFGAKESIAMGLAVVGITSLFGAASHWRRGNVQWKAALVFGAVAMAGTYAGARLSALISGTTQLLLFATVMLVSAVFMFRNGRKDSVQAPEPKKASFPLMALAALGVGGLTGLVGVGGGFLIVPALVLLVGLPMKQAVGTSLLVIALNSLVGFAGYLGHVEVPWVSLGIFTAIAVVGILLGTWASHFVSQATLKAAFSGFLVVMGVFIFFKNREALGLGGGAATTQNAH
- a CDS encoding rhodanese-like domain-containing protein, encoding MKVIFVVAAAVFMGLFFTACTRPRPGDAAVGSEARRRVEAGATLVDVRTPEEFASGHLPGAVNIPVDELARRFGELGSLQTPLVVYCRSGARSGRAERLLKEQGFQDVFNLGPMSTWP
- a CDS encoding anti-sigma factor family protein → MEACSPQWQERLSAWFDGEVQAHEQQAVAHHLSRCAGCAREAARYASLRQALRAEGSAEQQVPPELEERVTRLVTRPRPSFPRRRLAAGLAAVLASVGVLWTSWPSGMNEALAMDLERHHLKAFSRIAPCEFESSDPAEVKAWVEREVGYPVDVPVVPGATLLGARRCRLHGKLSASLLYRHEEGKAMTLFLPLPGSAAAQEAARFAGDGPRCTQGPVGERICVLPGGGERAALAVSEMEPAVLLAALARLSP
- a CDS encoding rhodanese-like domain-containing protein; amino-acid sequence: MTLRPYQDITPSQLDTLGPEVRRIDVREPDEYTGPLGHLPGAELIPLATLEAAASAWPREAPLLLICRSGGRSAQAARLLAHGGFKHLFNLAGGMLAVREPLAPRPQG
- a CDS encoding class I SAM-dependent methyltransferase; its protein translation is MAEQPPDAAAQWDARFSHPAYVYGTQPNDFLVEMASRLPPGGRVLSLGEGEGRNAVYLASLGHAVTAVDASSVGLQKAKQLADERGVNIETRVSDLAHFTFAPEAWDAAIVIFCHLPPALRRRVHGALVKSLRPGGLVLLEAYTPAQLGFRTGGPPVEELLYTAEALREDFAGLELPVLRELTREVREGTLHTGRAAVVQLVGRKAT
- a CDS encoding imm11 family protein; protein product: MERNFYWVGLADVPRWLVETPTRTSGEEFDEPWMFTDGCVLTDPGSINSQISHPGTKREFVFGGVERTPIVSEALANVFRTLAPDDVQLFPVSIEGEPERYFVVNAIRVVDAIDEARCREVHHYDEDEPSPDYPGEYNWIYGLRIDPSKTEGAHVFRLKKFKIAFIVSEDIKNELERVGNLGVSFERVTEAPDLH
- a CDS encoding DUF6691 family protein: MRSSLSAFLSGLIFAIGLGLAGMTDPANVLGFLDIAGDWDYRLAFVMGGAIAVHAALRPLIHRRAQPLFATRFPAFAASKPDAKLLVGSALFGVGWGLAGYCPGPALTSLATGAFPLLVFVPAMFAGFYLAQVLQARSGVGAPRPGAPHVGATPAQ
- a CDS encoding YeeE/YedE family protein, with the protein product MTSSILLPLLGGALIGLSASLLLLANGRVAGISGVVGSLLAPVRGDVAWRVLFFAGLLAGGLLLAWLRPGSFPAPSTPGAGGLWLLVGAGLLVGFGSRLGNGCTSGHGVCGISRGSVRSISATLTFMATGVLTVFLVRHVL